The following DNA comes from Picosynechococcus sp. PCC 7003.
CTGAAAACTCAACCGGAATTGATTTGGCGTGGCCCCCCCGGTACCCACGATGTAGACCTCGGCCTAGGGGTTTTAACACAACTACAACGGGCCAACCTAGGGGATAAAATCGCCGTTCCCCGCTTCGATAAGTCTTTGCACCAGGGCGCAGGCGATCGCCAACAGCCAGAGTGGATTGATCCGGCAGAAATTGTTCTTTTTGAGGGGTGGTTTGTGGGTTGTCGGCCCGTTGCCCCGGAAGTTTTCGAAACAGCCCCAGAACCGATTTCAACTGAAGGCGATCGCCTTTTTGCGCGAAGTATTAACGAAGCTTTAGCAGAATATATCCCCCTGTGGAAAAAGCTGGATCGGCTGTTGGTGCTGTCCCCGGAAGATTATCGCCTGAGCAAACAATGGCGCAAGGATGCAGAACACCAGATGATCGCCCAGGGTAAAACGGGCATGAGTGATGCAGAAATTGATCAGTTTGTGGATTATTTTTGGCGATCGCTCCACCCAGAACTTTTTATTCAGCCCCTCACCCAAAATCCCCATTGGACAGATCTCGTCATTGAAATTGATGCTTCCCATCGCCCTAGTAAAATTTATCGCCCCCAGAATCCGGCATAATAGGCTTGTTTTTTGCGGATTGCACGATGCCAAACGTTGTTCTTTGTGGCTATTACGGCCAGGGCAATGCGGGGGATGAAGCCCTACTATTAACCCTCTTGCAGATGTTGCCCTCAGGGGTGAAACCCATTGTCCTCTCCCATAATCCCACCGCCACGACCCAAGCCTACGGTGTGACGGCAATTCCCCACAAATCTTGGGCGACCCTCAAGGCGATCGCCAAAGCAGATGGTTTTATCTTTGGGGGAGGCAGTTTATTGCAGGATGTCACGAGTCTTGGCAGCTTGTTGTATTACGCTGGTTTGATGAAATGGGCGCAACTCCTAGGCAAGAAAACCGTCGCCTGGGCCCAGGGTATCGGCCCGTTGCAGTCTAGTTTGGCGAATCACATCACTCGCTTTGTCCTGAGGAGTTGTACAGGAATCACCGTGCGGGATGAAGCCTCAGCAAACTTGTTAAAAAATTGGCAAATTCCCCACATTCTCGCCCCGGATCCCGTGTGGGCCTTAGCCGCACAGCCTTTTGGGGAAATGCCTGATCTGCCCCAGCCTAGAATCGCCGTTAATCTGCGTTCCCACCGCACTTTAACTCCCCCCAAAATTGCCGTTCTCCTAGAAGCCCTGAAACAATTCCAGCAGCAAAACCAGGCAAGTGTTATTCTTGTGCCGTTTCAAGAAAGTCAGGACGCGGCGATCGCCCAGCAACTTTATGACGAATTAGCAGAACCCAAGGCGATTATTACCCCGATTCAGCCCCAGCAGTACAAAAGCCTCTTTGCCCAGGTGGATTTTTTGATTGGGATGCGTCTCCATAGCCTGATCCTTGCCGCCGCAGATTGTCCCTGCTTTGCCCTTAGCTACGATCCCAAGGTTACCCAGTTGCAACAACAATGCGGCATTCCTGGCCTCGATCTCGAACAGTTCCCCCGTGATGCCGCTGCAATTACGGCGCAATGGACAACGGCTTTCCAGGACCAACGGCCGCTGACTCCAGCCCAGCAGCAAAGCATCCAGTCCCAAGTCCAGACCCATCAGGAAATATTGAAAACATTTCTTTAAAAATATGTTTGGTTTTGACGCTTAAGGTGCGATCGCCAGAAAAATTGTTGATAATGGGCGTAAAAGCACTCTAACTGGAAAATCTTCACATAATGGGTAGTAAATCCAAAACTAAGACCAAAGCAAAAGAAGAAGTCGCCATGACCACTGTCTCTGGCCCCATGCCCATCAATACCGGCATTAGCGAAGCAGATCGAGAGGCGATCGCCAAAGGACTAAGTCACCTCCTCGCCGACACCTACACCCTCTATCTCAAAACCCACAATTTCCACTGGAACGTTACTGGGCCGATGTTCCAGACCCTCCATTTACTTTTTGAAACCCAGTACAACGAACTCGCCCTCGCCGTGGATCTCATCGCTGAACGGATCCGCGCCCTCGGTGTACCTGCCCCCGGCACTTACCAAGAATTTGCCGAACTCTCCGCTATTCCCGAAGGCACAGGGGTACCCACTGCCGAAGAAATGATTCGTCTTTTGGTAGAAGGCCAAGAAACCGTCGTCCGCACTGCCCGCTCCATCTTCCCCACCGTGGACAAGGCGAACGATGAACCCACCGCCGATCTGCTCACCCAGCGGATGCAGGTGCATGAAAAAAATGCCTGGATGCTCCGGAGCTTGCTCGGCTAAAGTGCTGAGAAAAAATAAGGGAGGCGATCGCCCCAAAATCCACTGCGCAACACACTCATGTTTTGTAGGGTTTTCCCCCACTGAGAACCGTAGCCCAATGCTATACTAAATACATTGCACGGGGCCGCAACGGTTTCGACAGGTTGGCGAAAGCTTCCACTGTGATGCAGGTCGAGAGTGGGTCTCCTCTCGCAAATCAAAGATCCAAACAAAATGTAACTGCGAACAACATCGTTCCTTTCGCTCGCAAAGCTGCTGCTGTAGCTTAATAAGACAACCTTAACTTAGGTTCGAGCATTCATAATTCGACTCCGTTAAGGATTATGACTAAACCCCCAACGGATGCACTTTAGGGATACATCTGGTTTGAACTAAAGTTAAGCAAAGACCAGAGATTCTTGGTGACTCGGAACAAGTAGTCATTCCCGTTCTGAGGATTAGAAGAACTAAACCTGTGAATGAGCTAGGGGTGAATACCCAGTTTGGACAGCAGTTCGACTCTGCTCGGCTCCATTTCCATCAATCAGTTACAACAAAAAGCCCCCCTAAATTAACCTAGGGGGTTTTGTTTTGCGTTGAAATTTATCGCATTTTAGGCTTGGTCAAGTTCTTTGAGAATGGCGATCGCCTGCTTACAAAGTGCTTCATGACATGGCCCATTAGACGCCATAATGCCGCCCCATTTCACCACATCCCCTTGGTTATAGAGCACTTCATTTCCTTCAAAATAACTGAACTTGCCCCCTGCTTCCGTGAGGATTAATTCTGGTGCAGCAAAATCCCAATCCTTTGCCGCCGATTTCCCCGACAAGGAAATATAAACGTCGGATTTTTGTTCAAGGATATGGGCGATTTTACAGCCGACACTACCGACATAATTTCTGTCTTTGAAGGGTAGCCGATCTAACAAATCTTGGAAGCGTTGATCCCGGTGGGTACGGCTGGCGACTAAATATAAATCTTCCGGTTGATTGCGCTCAGAAACCCTGATGGGGGCAATTGTGCCATCGCGGGTTTCCACAAACGTACCATGACCTTTAAGGGCAAAATAAAGTTTTTCCATTTCCGGCACAACCACCACAGAAATGATGGGACGACCCTCATTGGTCAGACAAATATGAACGGCATATTCTCCGGTTTGATCAATAAAATCTCGCGTACCATCGAGGGGATCAATAATCCACACCCAAGGATGCTCAATCTTATTGCCATCGTAGGTTTCTTCGCTGAGATAAGCAAAATCTTCGCTGCCCAACTTTTCCTGAAACGCTTCCAGAATATAGTGGTTTGCTGCTAAATCTGCCTTGGTAACGGGGCCATCTTTTTTATCAGAAATATTTTTGATATCGCCTTTGTAATAGCTCCGGAGGACATCCCCTGCGCCCCAACCGATTTGTCGGGCGATCGCCAAAACTTCCCTTAACCGTTGTTGATCCATAATGCTTGATCCAAATAATTAATAAACTAGGTGATTAGGACAGGCGATCGCAGCCATATTTATCTCGAATAAACTGATTAAAATACTGACCCGCCGAGGGAGCCGATTTGAAATTTTCAAAAACTTCCTCTGGAATATCGTGGTAGAGATAGACACCGCCCGCTTGAAATTCAACCTTCAGGATCTTTTTTTCGGCATCGTAATCGAAACTTTTAACCGCTTTACTCTGACTTTTGAGCAGCGGAAAGGCAATCACATCGCGGATACTCTCGGAATTTGTTAGCAACATCACTAGGCGATCGATGCCAATCCCCAAACCAACAGTGGGAGGCATCCCGTATTCCAGCGCTGTGACAAAATCCTCATCCACATCACAGGCTTCCACATCTCCTGCCGCTTTCTTCGCCGCCTGTTCCTCTAGCCGTTCCCGTTGATCCACCGGATCTGTTAGCTCCGAGAAGCCATTGGCGAGTTCTCGACCCACAATGAATAGCTCAAACCGTTCCGTTAAACCGGGTTTATCGCGGTGGGGTTTGGCAAGGGGGGAGACTTCAACGGGGTAATCGGTGACAAAGGTCGGCTGAATCAAGGTTTCCTCAACCTTTTGCTCAAAGGCTTCATTCAACAAATGTCCAACGCTGGTGCATTTTTCGGGGATATGCATCCCAATCGACTCAGCGGCTTGTTTCGCAGCGGCAAAATCAGTCAATTGCGCAAAATCGATGCCCGTCACCTCTTTCACGACATTATGCATGGTCTCTCTGCGCCACGGCGAACCCACATCGACCATTGCATCCCCATAGGGAAGTTCGGTCGTGCCCACGATGTCGCGAGCAAGGGTACGGATTAAATCTTCCGTGAGATCCATCATGTCGAAATAGTCACCATAGGCTTGGTAGACTTCGATGGAGGTAAATTCGGGGTTGTGTTTGGTGGAAACACCCTCATTACGGAAGATGCGCCCCAGTTCAAAGACCCGCTCAAAACCACCGACGATCAAGCGTTTCAGGTGTAATTCGGTGGCAATCCGCAGATAGAGCGGCATATCGAGGGTGTTGTGGTGGGTGATAAAGGGACGGGCTTCGGCACCACCAGCTTCAGCCTGGAGGACGGGGGTTTCAATTTCGAGAAAATCTCTATCTTCTAAATATCGACGAATGGCGGCAGTGATTTTGGCGCGGCGACGGAATGTTTTTTTGACTTCAGGATTGATGATTAGATCAACGTAACGCTGACGGTAACGTTTTTCGATGTCGGTTAAGCCATGCCATTTGTCGGGGAGGGGGAGTAGAGATTTGGTGAGCATGGCGAATTGGCTCACTTTCACGGAGAGTTCCCCTTTTTCGGTGCGTTTGATAATGCCTTTGACGCCGATAATATCGCCGACATCAGTGAGTTTTTTGAGGTGATTAAATGCGCCTTCGAGGTCGGGCATTCCGGCATTAATCAGTTTTTTGTCGAGGTAGAGCTGAATGGTTCCGGTTTCGTCTTGGAGACTAAAAAAGGCAAGTTTCCCGAAGACGCGGCGGGCGAGAATTCTTCCGGCAATGGATACGGTTTCTTCGACTTCTTCCCCTGCTTCAATGTCTTTGTATTTTTCCTGTAGTTCGGCGGTGTGGTGGCTGATCTCCCATTTGTAGGCGTAGGGATTCATGGCGATCGCCTTGAGTTGATCGACCTTTTCTAATCGGGTCGCGCGAATGTCATCGAGGGAGGAATGGCTAGACTCAGACATGGGAAAATTAAAAACTGTGAAGGCTCGTCGCAGAACTCGGCTATTATAACGGCTTCGTTCTCAAAACAGAACCGCCACGGCCTTTAACTCATGGGGAACGAGGACAGGTCAGGGGGATTTGGGGCATGAGGTGCCGGAGGAAGCCCAGGAAAAATTGAGCGGCCGCTTCGGTAGCATAGGCACGGAAAGGCAGGGGCTGTTGAGGATTGCCGTAGCTTTGCACTGCCTTGATCACGATGGCAGGACAGTCCATTTGAGTGGCCAGGGTCGTGGCGGCAGCACTGCCGATATCTAAACCAAATAGGTGGGTCTGGGTTTCAAAAGGATCATCATCGTTCGGGAAATCAGTATTAGTCATATCGGCGATCGCCCCTAGGTGGACTGCCGGAACTGCCGGATCGTGAGGGAAACCCGTCGCTAAATGGAGTGCGTGATTCTCACGGATCAAATCGATGGCCTGGGCCGTCAGGCGAATTGGGTCGGCAGTGAGTAATTTTTCTGTGAGCAATTGCTCGAAAATCAAAGGCCAGTCGGGGCAGTGGTGGCGGCGCTCAGGGTGTGCTTGGGGTGGTGGGCAATGGTCGGGCTTAAGTTCGTAGTCGTAGAGGGTGTGGAGTAACCAGCCCCGCTGGTGCAACATCGATTTGGGACGGGGCGTTTGAATTTGCTGTTGCCAAGCACTAGATTGTCCTAGGAGTCGCCCTTGCCAAGGTTGGGGGAGGGTATAGGTGGAGTCAGTAAAACTATCTGTCGGTAGCGTGAAAATTTTCTGGGCAACAATAATATCCCCTAAAACAACTTTGGCTGGGTTGCCACGACAGATGCCGACCATCACAATCAACTGCGGACTGAGATAATCTCCCACGGAAACAAGGCGCTGGGGATTAGCCAGGGATTTCGCAGAAAGATGCACAATGGCGAGTTGTAACCCGTCGTAGTCGGTGGCGAGGTAGGGAGTGCCACTGGGGGTTACGGTTTCTTGCCAGGGGTGGTGGATCGCCCTTTGGAGAGCAAGAAACTCATCGGGAAAAACCGTAAGACAGAGAATCTTCATGGCATGGGCCGCAAGACAATGCTGGCGCAAATCACCGCAGGAAATCTAAAAAAATTGCTGCCTTAAACTTAACGGGAGAAAAGAGGGCAAATTTTAGGATCCTGTATCTCTATTGTAATCTGGCCCACTGGTGCTATGCCCAAGCAAAAGCAGGCGATCGCCCCTAGGCTTCGTCAGGCAACTTTACAGTCTGAAACATTTGGCCGATAATCATTGGGGCATTCCACACCGTAGCGATCCATGGCGAAACAGCGCATTCTCTCTGGGGTACAACCCACCGGTAATCTCCACCTCGGCAACTATCTCGGGGCGATCCAAAACTGGGTGGAAATCCAACAGGACTATGACAGTTTTTTCTGTGTGGTGGATCTCCACGCGATTACGGTGCCCCACGATCCGAAAGTTCTCGCGGCCAATACCAAGGCGATCGCCGCACTGTATTTAGCCTGTGGCATTGATTTAGCGCACTCCACGATTTTTGTTCAATCCCATGTTAAGGCCCATAGCGAACTCGCCTGGTTGCTGAATTGCGTGACGCCTCTAAACTGGTTAGAGCGGATGATTCAGTTCAAGGAAAAAGCCCAAAAACAAGGAGAAAACGTCAGCGTAGGCTTGCTCGATTATCCAGTGCTGATGGCCGCTGATATTCTTTTGTATGACGCCGATAAAGTGCCCGTGGGTGAAGACCAAAAACAACATTTAGAGCTGACCCGCGACATTGTGATCCGCATTAACGACAAATTTGGCACGAAGAAAAATCCCGTGCTGAAAATGCCTGATCCGCTGATTCGGACGACGGGGGCGAGGGTGATGAGCCTCACCGATGGCACCAAGAAAATGTCCAAGTCTGATCCCTCAGAACTCAGCCGCATTAACCTCTTAGATCCCCCCGATGTGCTGACCAAAAAAATCAAAAAGTGCAAAACCGATCCCGAACGGGGCCTCGAGTTTGACAATCCGAACCGCCCAGAATGCAATAATTTGCTGGGATTGTATGCTCTGATCAGTGGCAAAACCAAAGAAACCGTAGCCGCCGAATGTGCCGATATGGGCTGGGGTCAATTTAAACCCCTCCTCACAGAGACCGTTATTGCCGCCCTAGAGCCAATCCAAACGAAATACCATGACATTATGGCGAACCCCGACTACCTCGATCAGGTGTTGCGGGAAGGCCGTGAAAAAGCCGACACTGTTGCCAATGCGACCCTCAAGCAGGTAAAAGACGCCCTTGGTTTTCTGCCGTCCCTGTAGAATGGTTCATTACCTGTGATTTTTTTAACCCTAAAACTGCTTCCATGACCACCCGTCTGCGTCGTGCCATCGAAAATCGAGATTTTGTCGTTACGGCTGAGGTTGCGCCTCCGAAGGGGGGTGACCCAACGAAAATGTTGCGGATGGCAAAATTGCTTGGCGATCGCGTCCATGGGGTGAATGTGACCGACGGGAGCCGGGCTGTGATGCGGATGTCCTCCATTGCCGCCTCCACTGTCCTCTTGCAAAATGGCATCGAACCGATTTTCCAGGTGGCCTGCCGCGATCGCAATGTCATTGGTCTCCAAGCAGATTTAATGGGTGCCCATGCCCTCGGTTTACGGAATGTGTTGGCCCTCACGGGGGATCCAGTCAAAGCAGGTGATCACCCTAAAGCCAAGGCAGTTTTTGATCTTGAGTCGGTACGTTTGTTAAAGCTCATCAGCAAATTAAATAATGGTCAGGACTTTAACGACAAAAAAATGCCCGATGGCCCCCTGGATTTATTCCCTGGGGCAGCCGTCGATCCCCAGCTGAAAAGTTGGTACACCATCGAATCTCGCTTTGCCCGAAAAGTAGAATCCGGGGCGCAGTTTTTCCAGTCACAAATGATCACGGATTTTCAGCGGCTCGAAGAATTTATGCACCGGGTGGCGAGTCAATATGATGTGCCTGTATTTGCAGGAATTTTTCTGTTGAAGTCGGCGAAAAATGCTCAATTTATCAACCGTTGTGTACCGGGGGCACAAATTCCCGACGCCATTATTGAGCGTTTAGCCCAGGCCGAAAATCCCCTCGAAGAAGGTCTCAAAATTGCGGCGGAGCAAGTAAAAATCGCCAAGAACCTCTGCCACGGTGTGCATATGATGGCCGTCAAAAAAGAAGATTTGATTCCGCAAATTCTTGATTTAGCGGATGTTTCGATTTCAGTCCCCACAGCACCGGCCTTAGTTTAAGTTTATTTTTAAGCCTACATGTCACAAACCTATACTTTCCACACCCTCGATGTGTTTACAGAGCAAATTTTCGGGGGTAATCCCCTGGCGGTGTTCCCCCAGGCCCAAGGGTTAAGCTCAAACCAAATGCAGGCGATCGCCAAAGAGCTGAACCTCTCAGAAACTGTCTTTGTGCTCCCCACAAAAGATCCCGATACGGACTTTCAATTGCGGATCTTTACGCCCGCCGCCGAAATTCCCTTTGCTGGCCATCCCACCGTGGGAACCGCCTACCTCTTGGCCCACCTCGGTTATCTACCTGAGAATTGTCAACTTGTGCGCTTCCAGGAAGCAGTGGGGGTTGTCCCCGTCTCTATCTATTGGGAACAGGATCAAGTCCGCACCACCGCCTTGAGTGCCGCCCAGTTGCCCCAGTTTATTGAGCCATCTCAGCCCATTGATTACGCTTCTTTGGTGAATCTCCAGACCCACGACTTACACCCGGTGCTAAAACCGGCGGTAATTTCCTGCGGACTGCCCTTTTTATATCTGCCCCTCAAGGATCTCGATGCCCTGAGCCGTTGCGCCCTCAACCGTACCCTCTGGGAAGAAAAATTCCAACATCAATTTGCGGCCCATATCTATCCCTTTGTGGTGACCGAAGACAATCAAATTTATGCGCGGATGTTTGCCCCCGGCCTAGGCATTGCTGAAGATCCAGCAACGGGTTCAGCGGCCACGAGTTTAGCTGGTTATCTACATCGCTACCTACCCAGCCAGGCGACATTACAAACTTGGCAAATTTACCAAGGCATTCAAATGGGGCGGCCCAGTCAGCTCATGCTGACCATGCAACAGCAAAAAGGGGAATTAACGGAGATTGCCGTGGGCGGATCTTCGGTGTTGGTCAGTGTCGGCCACATCAATGTGCCCACGTTTTAAACAAAAAAAAGATCCCTATTTTGATTAGGGATCTCGTTTCTCACCGTAGTGATTGGAGATGATTCAATTTTCCGAGTAGCTTAGGCTGCGGTACTAGAGAAAGCGGCCATTTGTACGTCACTTTCCATCAGTAGGGTTTGCAACTCTTCAGCATCGACGGTTTCTTTTTCGACGAGCATTGTCGCTAATTTGTCGAGGACGCTGCGGTTACCGACGAGCACATCTTTCGCGCGCTTGTAGGCTTCCTCTACGAGGCCCCGGACTTCTTCGTCAATGACTGCGGCGGTCTCATCGGAGAAGTCCCGATCAGAAGCAATATCACGACCCATGAAGACGTTGCCGTTCTGGCGACCTAAGGCCACAGGCCCCAGGCGATCGCTCATCCCGAAGCGGGTAATCATTTGTCGGGCAACATTAGCGACCTGCTGCAGGTCATTGGAAGCTCCTGTAGTTACTTCTTCTTCACCAAAGATAATTTCTTCAGCGATGCGGCCACCGAGGGCAACGGCCATCTGGTTTTGCAAATAAGCACGGGAGTATAGACCAGAATCCATGCGATCTTCACTGGGGGTGAACCAAGTCAAACCGCCAGCACGACCCCGGGGGATAATGCTGATTTTTTGGACTGGGTCATAGTCAGGCATCAACGCACCAACGAGGGCATGGCCCGCTTCGTGATAAGCAACAAGAGTTTTGCGCTTTTCACTCATCACGCGGTTTTTCTTCTCAGGGCCAGCGAGGACGCGATCAATGGCATCGTTCACTTCGTCCATGGAAATTTCCGTCAAATTGCGACGGGCTGCCAGAATTGCCGCTTCATTCAAGAGGTTCGACAAGTCTGCTCCTGTGAAGCCGGGAGTCCGACGGGCAATTTTTTCGAGATCCACATCCTTCGAGAGGGTTTTACCCCGGGCATGGACATTGAGAATTTCTAAACGACCGGAATAGTCGGGGCGATCAACCACCACTTGGCGATCAAAGCGACCGGGACGCATTAACGCAGCATCCAATACATCGGGACGGTTGGTTGCGGCGATGATGATGATGCCAGTATTGCCTTCAAAACCATCCATTTCTGTCAGGAGTTGGTTAAGGGTTTGTTCCCGCTCATCGTTACCACCACCGAGGCCAGCACCCCGAGAGCGACCCACGGCATCGATCTCATCGATGAAGACGATACAGGGGGCATTTTGTTTGGCCTGTTCAAAGAGATCGCGGACTCGGGAAGCACCGACCCCGACAAACATTTCGACGAATTCAGAACCAGAGATGGAGAAGAAAGGGACACCTGCTTCGCCAGCAACGGCTTTGGCCAGGAGCGTTTTACCGGTTCCAGGCGGGCCGACGAGGAGCACCCCTTTGGGAATTTTGGCACCGATTGCAGTGAACCGATCAGCGTTTTTCAAGAAGTCAACAACTTCGGTTAACTCAAGTTTGGCCTGCTCAATCCCTGCCACATCACCAAAGGTGACTTGGGTTTGGGGTTCCATTTGTACCCGTGCCTTTGATTTGCCAAAGTTCATTGCCTGGGAACCGGGGCCGCTTTGGGCGCGCCGGAGCAAAAAGAATAACCCCACAAGCAATAGGATTGGGAAAATAAGTGTGCTGAGGGCGCGGAAAATCCAGTTATCGTCACTCTGGGGCAACACGGCAATATCGACATTGTTTTCGCTGAGGATGTCGATTAGCTCTGTATCACCGGGGGGGAGGTTGACGAGAATGGGAGTTCCATCTTGGGCCGGGACGAAAGCCTTGGTGCGATCGCCACTGATTTTGACACTTTCGATATTGCCCTGCTGGACTTCTTGGAGGAACTGACTATAGCGCCAGGTCTCTCGACTTTGGGGTTGCTGATCCAAGAAAGACACAGCCAAGGAGATCACGACGATCGCCAATAGGGCATAAAGCCCGGTACTGCGCCATTTTTTGTTATTTTTGTTCACTACTGAGAGCCTCCTAGGATTTGAGGATAAGCAGAATAATTATGCGATTCTTAAAAGAGCGTCTTATCCTGTGTTTCAGGTTGGTTATTAAATAATGTTAACGTTTCTCAGGAAAGATTGTTAAATTTTCTCCTTTTATGTCTAAAATCGCAGGTCATATTCGACAGAAAAGCGATTATCATCATTGAGATCCGTGGAGCCCCGCACAAAAATCTCATCGTTGACCCGATACCGGAGACCAAACTGAGCGGGCTGGCTGCTATTCAGAATCTGCAGCACCGACAGGGACAAATCTGGGCTAATGTTGGCACTGAGTTCAGCCCCAAGCCCCAAGGTCGAACTGCTCTCATCTTCGTCTTCTGTAATCACCGTCGGGAAGAGACGAAGCTCACTCAAGCCAAGGGCATTACCAATGACATCTTGGATGTTACTCAAAAGGGCCGACCCAGCTAAGTTGGCCAAGGCTAGAGTTTCGTTGGTGCTACCGCCAGCAAAGTTTTCTAAGAACGATCCTCCTAAGAGAGAAATTAGCTCTGTTTCACTACGGGGCGGACTACTGGTCAATTCGATATTTTCATCTAAGTTGCTTGCCCGGCCTCGCACATTCGCTTGGATACGGATGGTTTCGACGGTACCGATCTGACTGGGGCCAAAGACGCTATTATCACGAATTTCGGCAGAAAGGGGATCGGTGGTGGCGAGGAATGACCGGGAATTTTCCAATAGGGAAGTCTCTAGGGTGAGGTCAAGTTCTGGGTCAAGCCCAAAGTTGGGGGTAAAGGTTGCGGTATTGCGATTACCCGCCAGCCGGAGTTGGGTGGCAAACAAATTCACTTGACCTCGATCTAACTGAATCACCCCCGTAGGACGCAGATCGTTGAGGGTGCCATTGATGGTTAAATCCCCCGTCGCCAAGAAGTTTAGGATCGGTTGCCGGGTAATTTGTATGCGATCGCCAAGGGTGATTTTGAGGTCTTTAAACTCTGTGATCGCCCGCAGATCGACATTGGAAACGCGTTTCGGCGCAGATGATGCCTCTGAATCAAGCTGTTTATTCCCGGCGGTAGTTTGTTGATCTGTCGCTCCGGTTGAGTTGCCATTGTTGCCATTTTCTTGGTTCCCCACTAGCAAAATACGTCCCTCTCGGAGGGTTAGATCGCCCCCAATGGTCGGCTCTAGGCTGGTGCCAGCAATGATCAGGTTACCCGCAACGCCCCCTTGGTAGAGATTAGGGAGCTCAAAGTTGAGATCTTCTAGGCGAACATCGAGGGTTTGACTCCCGGTCGTCGGCTTGGCGAGGGGGAGTTGTCCGGCGATCGCCACCTGACCACCACTAAAATCACCGGTGAGTTCTTGGATCGTCAGGGTATCTAAATTGAAATCAATTTGTCCATGGACATTGGTCAGGGGGGCATCAGGTAGAACCTTGGCCTGGATTTCCGCTGCGGTGATCGCCACCTGACCATCGGCAACCAGATCCACTGGTCGCCCCGTATCAGGATCAATTTCTCCGTCAATGGATAGATCCACTTTCCCTTCACCCCCAAGCCAAGCTATTT
Coding sequences within:
- a CDS encoding PhzF family phenazine biosynthesis protein; translated protein: MSQTYTFHTLDVFTEQIFGGNPLAVFPQAQGLSSNQMQAIAKELNLSETVFVLPTKDPDTDFQLRIFTPAAEIPFAGHPTVGTAYLLAHLGYLPENCQLVRFQEAVGVVPVSIYWEQDQVRTTALSAAQLPQFIEPSQPIDYASLVNLQTHDLHPVLKPAVISCGLPFLYLPLKDLDALSRCALNRTLWEEKFQHQFAAHIYPFVVTEDNQIYARMFAPGLGIAEDPATGSAATSLAGYLHRYLPSQATLQTWQIYQGIQMGRPSQLMLTMQQQKGELTEIAVGGSSVLVSVGHINVPTF
- the ftsH3 gene encoding ATP-dependent zinc metalloprotease FtsH3 — protein: MNKNNKKWRSTGLYALLAIVVISLAVSFLDQQPQSRETWRYSQFLQEVQQGNIESVKISGDRTKAFVPAQDGTPILVNLPPGDTELIDILSENNVDIAVLPQSDDNWIFRALSTLIFPILLLVGLFFLLRRAQSGPGSQAMNFGKSKARVQMEPQTQVTFGDVAGIEQAKLELTEVVDFLKNADRFTAIGAKIPKGVLLVGPPGTGKTLLAKAVAGEAGVPFFSISGSEFVEMFVGVGASRVRDLFEQAKQNAPCIVFIDEIDAVGRSRGAGLGGGNDEREQTLNQLLTEMDGFEGNTGIIIIAATNRPDVLDAALMRPGRFDRQVVVDRPDYSGRLEILNVHARGKTLSKDVDLEKIARRTPGFTGADLSNLLNEAAILAARRNLTEISMDEVNDAIDRVLAGPEKKNRVMSEKRKTLVAYHEAGHALVGALMPDYDPVQKISIIPRGRAGGLTWFTPSEDRMDSGLYSRAYLQNQMAVALGGRIAEEIIFGEEEVTTGASNDLQQVANVARQMITRFGMSDRLGPVALGRQNGNVFMGRDIASDRDFSDETAAVIDEEVRGLVEEAYKRAKDVLVGNRSVLDKLATMLVEKETVDAEELQTLLMESDVQMAAFSSTAA